In Mytilus edulis chromosome 4, xbMytEdul2.2, whole genome shotgun sequence, the following proteins share a genomic window:
- the LOC139519607 gene encoding thrombospondin type-1 domain-containing protein 4-like isoform X2 produces the protein MYSCMLVYIGFISLLHVGHTEARRKRNAHRRHNNHLDWSGWTEWSSCTAQCGTGAAYRERHCIDRRMRAYSNKCHGKRHQFKICNTQDCTQGQETLREQLCSKHNNDVIGGKRYRWLPYLLHSARCELTCKAGGQGFYNSFKDLIINGTTCSNDGSSVCVEGVCHKFGCDGIVGSKVTKDICGVCDGDGSTCKMVQDVYEDDKLKYGYNLVTIIPSGATAINVTQLRIGRNYLALKLKNGQYIINGHRRLSAPGQYEGAGTTFTYKNRASKHCPGECLLADGPTNEDLEVMLLYFGRNTGVLYKFGYPIDRNGMLKYQDLSLANGNSGNSIRIEGGEKRQSSTTNYLSNGFSDRNNRNYDDNGNNDYYNAVLGNSGNRNTQSNGHPDRRGNTDSNRNQDRNRNTDSNRNPVRNRNQDRNRNQERNRNQDRNRNTDPNRNADWNRNRDRNTNRNDGTRNRYTNNRGLPQTERYDATVVIEESQRRPDRNQPKDKMEKSYYISSISGGKNLPIPAYTQSFPFMDKMKDKMHKNGILANGQNDPMYQKTGALSDNGRKPIIVSDPLDPQTAPVIYNWRVIGYTDCNRTCGSGIQHPIVKCVRASKEVLETHCRRLPRPDENPRDCNTQGCPASWEASPWTSCSTTCDDGMQIRNISCLKEVADSLFLESTLDECSHLDAPKTFRHCKVEDCFKWSSDQWSECSTNCGEGLKTRTVNCTSADGNIVNDIYCNSTDIPPEEEGCYSTTCEEYEYSAAWYSTSWEEQCPVTCGVSKQRRRVVCVSENPSGPDCEEGRKPEDERECRARQNCNGYWFSGPWLQCNSTCGEGTRSRQVLCLRENGNTAYEVIPNSYCDMDERPVEHEICKSSSCPPEWFMTEWSQCSVTCGKGERSRDVLCIDTDNREVNACDITMKPSNSEECGTNPCNSYTDPSERCEDTYPNCPLVIQAGMCKHKGYRAVCCQSCLSHN, from the exons gGCCTATTCCAATAAATGCCACGGAAAGAGACATCAGTTTAAGATATGTAATACTCAG GATTGTACACAAGGGCAAGAAACTCTGAGGGAGCAGTTATGTTCAAAGCACAATAATGACGTCATAGGCGGCAAACGATATCGATGGCTTCCTTATCTATTAC ATTCCGCTAGATGTGAGTTGACGTGTAAAGCAGGCGGTCAAGGTTTTTACAACAGCTTTAAGGACCTTATAATAAATGGTACAACATGTTCCAACGATGGCTCATCAGTCTGTGTGGAGGGAGTTTGCCAT AAATTTGGATGTGATGGAATAGTCGGATCCAAAGTAACCAAGGATATATGTGGTGTATGCGATGGAGATGGATCTACATGTAAAATGGTACAAGATGTTTATGAAGATGACAAATTGAAATACGGATATAACTTAGTAACCATTATTCCATCTGGAGCAACAGCAATAAACGTTACACAACTGCGAATCGGCAGAAATTATCTGg CTCTAAAATTAAAGAATGGACAATACATTATTAATGGTCATCGTAGATTGTCCGCACCTGGTCAGTACGAAGGTGCGGGAACCACATTTACGTATAAAAATCGTGCTTCAAAACATTGTCCTGGTGAATGCCTTCTTGCAGATGGTCCAACAAATGAAGACCTAGAAGTGATG TTGTTATATTTTGGGCGAAACACTGGTGTTTTGTACAAATTTGGATATCCCATTGACCGAAATGGTATGCTAAAATACCAAGATCTTTCACTCGCTAATGGAAACTCTGGGAATTCTATTCGTATTGAAGGTGGCGAAAAAAGACAGTCCTCTACTACAAACTATTTAAGTAACGGGTTTAGTGATAGAAATAACAGAAATTATGATGATAACGGAAATAATGATTATTACAACGCTGTCTTAGGTAACTCTGGAAATAGAAATACTCAATCGAATGGACATCCAGATAGGAGAGGAAACACTGATTCGAATAGAAATCAAGATAGGAATAGAAATACTGATTCGAATAGAAATCCGGTTAGAAATAGGAATCAAGACAGAAATAGAAACCAAGAAAGAAATAGAAATCaagatagaaatagaaatacTGATCCGAATAGAAATGCAGATTGGAATAGAAACCGAGATAGAAATACGAACAGGAACGACGGAACTCGGAATAGATATACTAACAACAGAGGACTTCCTCAGACAGAAAGATATGATGCAACAGTTGTCATAGAGGAAAGTCAAAGAAGGCCTGATAGGAATCAACCTAAGGACAAAATGGAGAAAAGTTACTATATTTCATCTATTTCTGGTGGGAAAAATCTTCCGATACCTGCTTACACACAAAGTTTTCCATTTATGGATAAAATGAAGGATAAAATGCACAAAAACGGAATTTTAGCAAATGGTCAAAATGATCCTATGTACCAAAAAACTGGAGCTCTAAGTGATAATGGTAGAAAACCTATCATTGTATCTGATCCCTTAGACCCACAAACGGCTCCAGTTATCTATAATTGGAGAGTGATTGGATACACAGATTGTAATAGGACTTGTGGATCAG GGATTCAACATCCTATCGTAAAGTGCGTGCGTGCTTCAAAAGAAGTTCTTGAAACTCATTGTAGAAGATTACCAAGACCTGACGAAAACCCAAGAGATTGTAACACCCAGGGCTGTCCTGCAAG CTGGGAAGCATCCCCATGGACCTCTTGTAGCACAACATGCGATGAtggaatgcaaataagaaacattTCCTGTTTAAAAGAAGTCGCAGATTCTCTGTTCCTCGAAAGTACATTGGACGAATGTTCACATCTAGATGCACCCAAAACATTTAGACATTGCAAAGTTGAAGATTGCTTCAAATGGTCCTCAGATCAATGGAGCGAG TGTTCTACGAACTGTGGTGAAGGTTTAAAGACACGAACCGTAAATTGTACTTCAGCTGATGGTAATATCGTAAACGACATATACTGTAACAGCACAGATATACCACCGGAAGAAGAAGGATGTTATTCTACGACCTGCGAAGAATATGAATACAGTGCCGCTTGGTATTCCACGAGTTGGGAGGAACAG TGTCCAGTTACATGTGGAGTAAGTAAGCAGAGACGCAGGGTTGTATGTGTGAGTGAAAATCCATCAGGTCCCGACTGCGAAGAGGGCAGGAAACCAGAGGATGAACGTGAATGCAGAGCACGTCAGAATTGTAATGGCTACTGGTTTAGTGGTCCTTGGCTACAG TGTAATTCAACATGTGGTGAGGGAACTAGAAGCCGTCAGGTCCTATGTTTACGAGAAAATGGAAATACAGCTTATGAGGTTATACCAAATAGTTATTGCGATATGGATGAGAGACCTGTCGAGCATGAAATTTGTAAATCCTCATCATGTCCGCCAGAGTGGTTCATGACTGAATGGAGTCAG TGTTCTGTGACATGTGGTAAAGGAGAGAGATCACGTGACGTGTTGTGTATTGACACAGATAACCGTGAAGTGAATGCCTGTGATATTACCATGAAACCAAGCAATTCAGAGGAGTGTGGGACTAACCCTTGTAATAGTTATACAGATCCTTCGG aaaGATGTGAAGATACATATCCAAACTGTCCTTTAGTTATTCAAGCAGGAATGTGTAAGCATAAAGGATACAGGGCAGTCTGCTGTCAATCGTGTTTGTCACACAATTGA
- the LOC139519607 gene encoding thrombospondin type-1 domain-containing protein 4-like isoform X1, protein MIYFRYSCMLVYIGFISLLHVGHTEARRKRNAHRRHNNHLDWSGWTEWSSCTAQCGTGAAYRERHCIDRRMRAYSNKCHGKRHQFKICNTQDCTQGQETLREQLCSKHNNDVIGGKRYRWLPYLLHSARCELTCKAGGQGFYNSFKDLIINGTTCSNDGSSVCVEGVCHKFGCDGIVGSKVTKDICGVCDGDGSTCKMVQDVYEDDKLKYGYNLVTIIPSGATAINVTQLRIGRNYLALKLKNGQYIINGHRRLSAPGQYEGAGTTFTYKNRASKHCPGECLLADGPTNEDLEVMLLYFGRNTGVLYKFGYPIDRNGMLKYQDLSLANGNSGNSIRIEGGEKRQSSTTNYLSNGFSDRNNRNYDDNGNNDYYNAVLGNSGNRNTQSNGHPDRRGNTDSNRNQDRNRNTDSNRNPVRNRNQDRNRNQERNRNQDRNRNTDPNRNADWNRNRDRNTNRNDGTRNRYTNNRGLPQTERYDATVVIEESQRRPDRNQPKDKMEKSYYISSISGGKNLPIPAYTQSFPFMDKMKDKMHKNGILANGQNDPMYQKTGALSDNGRKPIIVSDPLDPQTAPVIYNWRVIGYTDCNRTCGSGIQHPIVKCVRASKEVLETHCRRLPRPDENPRDCNTQGCPASWEASPWTSCSTTCDDGMQIRNISCLKEVADSLFLESTLDECSHLDAPKTFRHCKVEDCFKWSSDQWSECSTNCGEGLKTRTVNCTSADGNIVNDIYCNSTDIPPEEEGCYSTTCEEYEYSAAWYSTSWEEQCPVTCGVSKQRRRVVCVSENPSGPDCEEGRKPEDERECRARQNCNGYWFSGPWLQCNSTCGEGTRSRQVLCLRENGNTAYEVIPNSYCDMDERPVEHEICKSSSCPPEWFMTEWSQCSVTCGKGERSRDVLCIDTDNREVNACDITMKPSNSEECGTNPCNSYTDPSERCEDTYPNCPLVIQAGMCKHKGYRAVCCQSCLSHN, encoded by the exons gGCCTATTCCAATAAATGCCACGGAAAGAGACATCAGTTTAAGATATGTAATACTCAG GATTGTACACAAGGGCAAGAAACTCTGAGGGAGCAGTTATGTTCAAAGCACAATAATGACGTCATAGGCGGCAAACGATATCGATGGCTTCCTTATCTATTAC ATTCCGCTAGATGTGAGTTGACGTGTAAAGCAGGCGGTCAAGGTTTTTACAACAGCTTTAAGGACCTTATAATAAATGGTACAACATGTTCCAACGATGGCTCATCAGTCTGTGTGGAGGGAGTTTGCCAT AAATTTGGATGTGATGGAATAGTCGGATCCAAAGTAACCAAGGATATATGTGGTGTATGCGATGGAGATGGATCTACATGTAAAATGGTACAAGATGTTTATGAAGATGACAAATTGAAATACGGATATAACTTAGTAACCATTATTCCATCTGGAGCAACAGCAATAAACGTTACACAACTGCGAATCGGCAGAAATTATCTGg CTCTAAAATTAAAGAATGGACAATACATTATTAATGGTCATCGTAGATTGTCCGCACCTGGTCAGTACGAAGGTGCGGGAACCACATTTACGTATAAAAATCGTGCTTCAAAACATTGTCCTGGTGAATGCCTTCTTGCAGATGGTCCAACAAATGAAGACCTAGAAGTGATG TTGTTATATTTTGGGCGAAACACTGGTGTTTTGTACAAATTTGGATATCCCATTGACCGAAATGGTATGCTAAAATACCAAGATCTTTCACTCGCTAATGGAAACTCTGGGAATTCTATTCGTATTGAAGGTGGCGAAAAAAGACAGTCCTCTACTACAAACTATTTAAGTAACGGGTTTAGTGATAGAAATAACAGAAATTATGATGATAACGGAAATAATGATTATTACAACGCTGTCTTAGGTAACTCTGGAAATAGAAATACTCAATCGAATGGACATCCAGATAGGAGAGGAAACACTGATTCGAATAGAAATCAAGATAGGAATAGAAATACTGATTCGAATAGAAATCCGGTTAGAAATAGGAATCAAGACAGAAATAGAAACCAAGAAAGAAATAGAAATCaagatagaaatagaaatacTGATCCGAATAGAAATGCAGATTGGAATAGAAACCGAGATAGAAATACGAACAGGAACGACGGAACTCGGAATAGATATACTAACAACAGAGGACTTCCTCAGACAGAAAGATATGATGCAACAGTTGTCATAGAGGAAAGTCAAAGAAGGCCTGATAGGAATCAACCTAAGGACAAAATGGAGAAAAGTTACTATATTTCATCTATTTCTGGTGGGAAAAATCTTCCGATACCTGCTTACACACAAAGTTTTCCATTTATGGATAAAATGAAGGATAAAATGCACAAAAACGGAATTTTAGCAAATGGTCAAAATGATCCTATGTACCAAAAAACTGGAGCTCTAAGTGATAATGGTAGAAAACCTATCATTGTATCTGATCCCTTAGACCCACAAACGGCTCCAGTTATCTATAATTGGAGAGTGATTGGATACACAGATTGTAATAGGACTTGTGGATCAG GGATTCAACATCCTATCGTAAAGTGCGTGCGTGCTTCAAAAGAAGTTCTTGAAACTCATTGTAGAAGATTACCAAGACCTGACGAAAACCCAAGAGATTGTAACACCCAGGGCTGTCCTGCAAG CTGGGAAGCATCCCCATGGACCTCTTGTAGCACAACATGCGATGAtggaatgcaaataagaaacattTCCTGTTTAAAAGAAGTCGCAGATTCTCTGTTCCTCGAAAGTACATTGGACGAATGTTCACATCTAGATGCACCCAAAACATTTAGACATTGCAAAGTTGAAGATTGCTTCAAATGGTCCTCAGATCAATGGAGCGAG TGTTCTACGAACTGTGGTGAAGGTTTAAAGACACGAACCGTAAATTGTACTTCAGCTGATGGTAATATCGTAAACGACATATACTGTAACAGCACAGATATACCACCGGAAGAAGAAGGATGTTATTCTACGACCTGCGAAGAATATGAATACAGTGCCGCTTGGTATTCCACGAGTTGGGAGGAACAG TGTCCAGTTACATGTGGAGTAAGTAAGCAGAGACGCAGGGTTGTATGTGTGAGTGAAAATCCATCAGGTCCCGACTGCGAAGAGGGCAGGAAACCAGAGGATGAACGTGAATGCAGAGCACGTCAGAATTGTAATGGCTACTGGTTTAGTGGTCCTTGGCTACAG TGTAATTCAACATGTGGTGAGGGAACTAGAAGCCGTCAGGTCCTATGTTTACGAGAAAATGGAAATACAGCTTATGAGGTTATACCAAATAGTTATTGCGATATGGATGAGAGACCTGTCGAGCATGAAATTTGTAAATCCTCATCATGTCCGCCAGAGTGGTTCATGACTGAATGGAGTCAG TGTTCTGTGACATGTGGTAAAGGAGAGAGATCACGTGACGTGTTGTGTATTGACACAGATAACCGTGAAGTGAATGCCTGTGATATTACCATGAAACCAAGCAATTCAGAGGAGTGTGGGACTAACCCTTGTAATAGTTATACAGATCCTTCGG aaaGATGTGAAGATACATATCCAAACTGTCCTTTAGTTATTCAAGCAGGAATGTGTAAGCATAAAGGATACAGGGCAGTCTGCTGTCAATCGTGTTTGTCACACAATTGA